In the Flavisolibacter tropicus genome, one interval contains:
- a CDS encoding HD domain-containing protein produces METDDLLKQVNFIKEIDKLKYIQRRTKLFNSDRNENDAEHSWHLAMMTIVLAQHSDKPIDVLKVLKMVLIHDLVEIDAGDTFIYDTVKNHTNSEEELIAAKRIFGLLPEDQAEEFIAIWQEFEEGITDDAKFAKAMDRFEPLLQNTSNNGGTWKEFNVPYQKVYDKKKAIGDGSTKIWEYAVKLINESVEKGILKK; encoded by the coding sequence ATGGAGACTGACGATTTACTAAAACAGGTAAATTTCATAAAGGAGATTGACAAGCTCAAATACATACAGCGCAGAACTAAATTATTTAATAGTGACAGAAACGAAAATGATGCTGAACATAGCTGGCATCTAGCTATGATGACCATTGTATTGGCTCAACATTCAGATAAACCCATAGACGTTCTCAAAGTCTTGAAAATGGTTTTGATCCACGATCTTGTTGAAATTGACGCTGGCGATACTTTTATTTACGACACAGTAAAAAACCACACAAATTCTGAAGAGGAACTTATTGCGGCAAAACGAATATTTGGTCTTTTGCCAGAAGATCAAGCAGAAGAATTCATTGCCATTTGGCAAGAATTTGAAGAGGGAATTACAGACGATGCAAAATTTGCAAAAGCAATGGATCGCTTTGAACCATTGCTCCAAAACACATCAAATAATGGCGGAACCTGGAAAGAATTTAATGTGCCTTATCAAAAAGTGTATGATAAGAAAAAAGCGATTGGAGACGGTTCAACTAAAATTTGGGAGTATGCTGTGAAGTTGATTAACGAGAGCGTGGAAAAAGGAATTCTTAAAAAATAA
- a CDS encoding MGH1-like glycoside hydrolase domain-containing protein, with translation MTIEQERVKLANWKKWGPYVSDRQWGTVREDYSADGDAWNYITHDMARSYAYRWGEDGIAGICDDEQLLCFALSYWNKKDPILKERYFGLTNTEGNHGEDVKELYYYLDNTPTHSYMKMLYKYPQSPFPYLQLLEENRRRTKEEPEFEIIDTGVFDDNRYFDVIVEYAKRTPEHILIRISIHNRGYENVAIHVLPTIWFRNTWTWGYDTYRPQLSSGATGMIEAYHQSLGQYYLQGEGIPEVIFCDNETNTARLYEYDKNTGYYKDGINNYLIHGAKSINPSKSGTKAAFNYNLTIPAGEQMVIRLSLSQDPNFSFEDFDEIFNARKKEADDFYHEVFKEEINLDTINIKRQALAGLLWNKLFYYYDVHQWLKGDLGQPSPPPKRLSLRNDGWEHLHSKEILSVPDKWEFPWFASWDMAFHCYALALVDREFAKTQLLNLVNQWYMHPNGQLPAYEWKFSDSNPPIHAMATWEIYKAEKEANQGKGDVLFLEKVFHKLMLNFNWWVNRRDTQGNNIFEAGFLGLDNIGVIDRNDVLPGGSYLEQSDATGWMAMYALNLLHIAHELFWHNPAYTEITSKYFEHFLYIAGAMNGIEANLWDEEDNFYYDRLFLPGNLSIPMKVRSLVGLIPLFVVETIADKDIKQDEFFEKRRKWFQENRPDLANLASHWDIVNNKGMRLFSLMRGFRMKMTLKRLLDENEFLSDYGIRSLSKFHLAHPYQFTWNDQTFTVKYTPGESDNNMFGGNSNWRGPIWLPMNWLVIESLRRFYTYYGDDFKVECPTGSERYMTLNEVADELSRRVLRIFERNESGCRPVFGNSEKMQRDEHFKDYLLFYEYFHSESGRGLGASHQTGWTALIANFYIKSQSNH, from the coding sequence ATGACCATTGAACAGGAAAGAGTAAAACTGGCTAATTGGAAAAAATGGGGACCATATGTCAGCGACCGGCAGTGGGGCACAGTACGGGAAGATTACAGTGCAGACGGTGATGCTTGGAATTATATCACACATGATATGGCAAGAAGTTATGCTTATCGCTGGGGGGAGGATGGCATTGCGGGCATTTGTGATGATGAACAGTTATTGTGTTTTGCTTTATCGTATTGGAATAAAAAAGACCCTATTCTGAAAGAACGCTATTTTGGATTAACCAACACCGAAGGAAATCATGGTGAGGATGTAAAGGAGCTTTATTATTACCTGGATAATACACCGACGCATTCGTACATGAAGATGTTGTACAAATACCCCCAATCACCCTTCCCCTATTTACAACTCCTGGAAGAAAATCGTCGGAGAACTAAAGAGGAACCTGAATTTGAAATCATAGATACCGGCGTATTTGACGACAACCGGTATTTTGATGTAATAGTCGAATACGCCAAACGCACACCTGAGCATATTTTAATTCGAATTTCCATTCATAATCGGGGATATGAAAATGTAGCCATTCATGTCCTTCCTACCATTTGGTTCCGCAACACATGGACCTGGGGATATGATACCTATAGGCCCCAACTCAGTTCTGGAGCTACCGGAATGATAGAAGCGTATCACCAATCGTTAGGGCAATATTACCTGCAGGGTGAAGGCATTCCTGAAGTTATCTTCTGCGACAACGAAACCAACACCGCCCGCCTGTATGAGTACGATAAAAACACGGGCTATTATAAAGATGGCATCAACAATTATCTGATCCACGGTGCCAAAAGCATTAACCCTTCAAAAAGTGGCACCAAAGCCGCTTTCAATTATAACCTGACCATTCCCGCCGGTGAACAGATGGTTATTCGCTTATCGCTGTCGCAAGACCCGAATTTTTCTTTTGAAGACTTTGATGAAATTTTCAACGCCAGAAAAAAAGAAGCTGATGACTTTTACCACGAAGTTTTTAAAGAGGAAATAAATCTTGATACTATCAATATCAAACGACAGGCATTGGCAGGCTTGTTGTGGAACAAGCTATTTTATTATTATGATGTGCATCAATGGTTAAAAGGTGATCTCGGACAACCTTCACCTCCCCCAAAACGATTGTCTTTACGCAATGACGGCTGGGAACACCTGCACAGTAAAGAAATCCTTTCAGTGCCGGACAAATGGGAGTTTCCTTGGTTTGCCTCTTGGGATATGGCCTTTCACTGTTACGCCTTGGCCTTAGTGGACAGGGAATTTGCCAAAACACAATTATTGAATTTGGTAAACCAATGGTACATGCATCCCAACGGCCAGCTACCTGCTTACGAGTGGAAGTTCAGCGATTCCAATCCGCCCATTCATGCAATGGCCACCTGGGAAATTTACAAAGCCGAAAAGGAAGCCAATCAAGGCAAAGGCGATGTACTGTTTTTGGAAAAAGTATTTCATAAACTCATGCTCAATTTTAACTGGTGGGTGAACAGAAGAGATACACAAGGGAATAACATATTTGAAGCGGGCTTTCTGGGATTGGATAATATTGGCGTAATTGACCGCAATGATGTATTGCCTGGCGGCAGCTATTTAGAACAATCAGATGCAACGGGTTGGATGGCTATGTATGCGCTCAACCTGCTCCACATTGCCCATGAGCTTTTTTGGCATAATCCAGCGTACACCGAAATCACTTCAAAGTATTTTGAGCATTTTCTGTATATCGCTGGTGCCATGAATGGCATAGAAGCAAATTTGTGGGATGAGGAGGACAATTTTTATTACGACCGGTTGTTCCTACCCGGCAACCTATCTATACCAATGAAAGTAAGAAGTTTGGTTGGCCTGATTCCACTTTTTGTGGTTGAAACCATAGCCGACAAGGACATCAAGCAAGATGAGTTTTTTGAGAAACGCAGGAAATGGTTTCAGGAAAACCGGCCAGACTTGGCTAACCTTGCTTCGCACTGGGATATTGTCAATAATAAAGGGATGCGTCTCTTCAGCCTGATGCGGGGCTTCCGGATGAAGATGACATTAAAACGCTTATTGGACGAAAATGAATTTTTAAGTGATTACGGAATTCGCTCCCTTTCAAAATTTCACCTGGCACATCCCTATCAATTTACATGGAACGACCAAACGTTTACGGTAAAGTATACACCGGGTGAAAGCGACAATAATATGTTTGGCGGCAACAGTAATTGGCGGGGACCTATATGGTTGCCGATGAACTGGTTGGTGATTGAAAGTCTAAGACGCTTTTATACGTATTATGGCGATGACTTTAAAGTGGAATGCCCAACCGGGTCAGAGAGATATATGACGTTAAACGAAGTGGCCGATGAATTGAGTCGGCGTGTTTTGCGAATCTTTGAACGGAACGAATCGGGCTGTCGTCCAGTATTTGGCAACTCGGAAAAAATGCAACGAGATGAGCATTTCAAGGATTACTTGTTGTTCTACGAGTACTTTCACAGCGAAAGCGGTCGGGGCTTGGGTGCTTCGCATCAAACAGGATGGACAGCTTTAATTGCAAACTTTTATATTAAATCGCAATCCAATCATTAA
- a CDS encoding type IA DNA topoisomerase, whose protein sequence is MKVCIAEKPSVAKDIAEVLGAKQRKDGYYEGAGYQVTWTFGHFCTLKEPEDYQPEWKFWRLDDLPMIPASFGIKLINNDGVKKQFGIIEKLIQDCEEVINCGDAGQEGELIQRWVLLKAKCNKPIKRLWISSLTEEAIREGFQKLKDSEQYNNLYAAGSSRAIGDWLLGMNATRLFTKKFAQPKVVLSIGRVQTPTLAMIVQRQKEINAFVSSVYWELKTLYRETEFVATIDRLHNQEKANKGLAYLKEHLFEIISVEKKDAKEGNPRLFDLTALQVEANKKFAYSADETLKHIQNLYEKKLVTYPRVDTTYLPEDMYPKIKGILQSMVHYKTLTASVLAQPIPKLKTVFDDKKVTDHHAIIPTDISPSNNLSPEEKRVYDLVARRFIAAFYPECKVANTTVMGKVGQVEFKATGKQVLEAGWREVYANDAKAKKDKEEGEEAERILPVFEVGERGPHEPWIHQGKTTPPKPFTEASLLRAMETAGKQVEDEEMRELLKDNGIGRPSTRANIIETLFRRKYIEKKKKNLFATQTGIDLIDTIQNELLKSAELTGIWERKLRLIEKGAYEAATFKQELIDMVVALTREVKISRGKSISIAPEPVAKPVTDEKKEGAKKERKPKAEKESISIEQLYCPKCKTHLLKKGNSAYGCANFQVCGFKIPFEILGKKLSDKQIFDLLSKGKTGKIKGLKIPGNEQEIDGKLVMDGSFNIGLE, encoded by the coding sequence ATGAAGGTTTGTATTGCTGAAAAACCCAGTGTGGCAAAAGATATTGCAGAAGTATTAGGGGCAAAGCAGCGCAAAGATGGCTATTATGAGGGCGCAGGATACCAGGTCACCTGGACCTTTGGGCATTTCTGTACGCTCAAAGAACCGGAAGATTACCAACCTGAATGGAAATTCTGGAGGCTGGATGACCTGCCCATGATACCCGCCAGTTTCGGTATCAAACTCATCAACAATGATGGTGTAAAAAAACAATTCGGTATCATCGAAAAACTGATCCAGGATTGTGAGGAAGTTATTAACTGTGGTGACGCCGGACAGGAGGGAGAACTGATTCAGCGCTGGGTGCTGCTAAAAGCCAAATGCAACAAACCCATAAAACGGCTGTGGATATCATCGCTTACTGAAGAAGCCATTCGCGAAGGTTTTCAGAAACTGAAAGACAGTGAACAATACAATAACCTGTATGCTGCCGGTAGCTCCCGCGCCATTGGAGACTGGCTGCTAGGAATGAATGCTACCCGGCTTTTTACCAAAAAATTTGCGCAGCCTAAAGTAGTGCTGTCGATTGGGCGGGTGCAAACGCCCACTCTTGCTATGATCGTACAAAGGCAAAAAGAAATCAATGCCTTTGTGTCGTCAGTGTACTGGGAGTTGAAAACCCTGTACCGCGAAACAGAGTTTGTGGCAACGATCGACCGCCTACACAACCAGGAAAAAGCAAACAAGGGCCTGGCTTACCTGAAAGAACATTTATTCGAGATCATATCAGTAGAAAAGAAAGATGCTAAAGAGGGCAATCCGCGCCTGTTCGACCTAACGGCCCTACAGGTGGAAGCCAATAAAAAGTTTGCTTATTCGGCCGATGAAACATTGAAGCATATCCAGAACCTGTATGAGAAAAAGCTGGTGACCTATCCCCGTGTGGATACTACTTACCTCCCGGAAGACATGTACCCCAAGATTAAAGGGATACTGCAAAGCATGGTTCATTATAAAACATTAACGGCCTCAGTGTTGGCGCAACCCATCCCAAAACTAAAGACCGTATTCGATGATAAAAAAGTAACAGATCACCATGCCATCATTCCTACCGATATATCACCTTCAAATAATTTGTCGCCCGAAGAAAAGCGGGTATACGACCTGGTGGCGCGCCGTTTTATTGCAGCCTTTTACCCCGAATGTAAAGTGGCCAATACTACTGTGATGGGTAAAGTGGGGCAAGTGGAGTTTAAAGCTACTGGTAAGCAGGTGCTGGAAGCCGGCTGGCGCGAAGTGTATGCCAATGATGCTAAAGCCAAAAAGGACAAAGAAGAAGGGGAGGAAGCGGAAAGGATCCTGCCTGTATTTGAGGTAGGAGAGCGTGGGCCGCACGAACCATGGATACACCAAGGCAAGACCACACCCCCCAAGCCTTTTACAGAAGCCAGTCTGCTAAGGGCCATGGAGACAGCCGGCAAACAGGTGGAAGACGAAGAAATGCGTGAGCTGCTAAAGGATAATGGCATTGGGCGCCCCTCTACCAGGGCCAATATCATTGAAACTCTTTTTCGCCGTAAATACATTGAGAAGAAAAAGAAAAACCTTTTTGCGACCCAAACGGGTATCGACTTAATAGATACGATTCAAAATGAATTGTTGAAAAGTGCAGAACTGACGGGAATATGGGAACGAAAACTGCGATTGATTGAAAAAGGAGCTTACGAGGCGGCCACATTTAAACAGGAACTGATTGATATGGTGGTGGCGCTTACCAGGGAAGTAAAGATAAGCAGGGGCAAGTCGATTAGTATTGCTCCAGAACCGGTGGCAAAACCAGTAACTGATGAAAAAAAGGAAGGCGCCAAAAAAGAGCGCAAACCTAAGGCCGAAAAAGAATCTATATCCATAGAGCAGTTGTATTGCCCAAAATGTAAAACGCATTTATTGAAGAAAGGGAATAGTGCCTATGGATGTGCCAATTTCCAGGTATGCGGTTTCAAAATACCTTTTGAAATACTGGGAAAAAAGTTAAGTGATAAGCAAATCTTTGACTTGTTGAGCAAGGGAAAAACTGGTAAAATAAAAGGGTTAAAAATACCGGGCAATGAACAGGAAATTGATGGAAAGTTGGTGATGGATGGAAGTTTCAATATAGGGTTGGAGTGA
- a CDS encoding PepSY-like domain-containing protein has translation MEKKIAVMLYFLVISVFVYAQHINADKVPATVKTSFSKAHPGVTAKWEKEAGNYEVSFKESGNDMSCVIDQQGSILETETDMAVSKLPATITNYIHQHYKGSKIKEAAKIVKANGEINYEAEVGGKDLLFDSSGKFLKEEKG, from the coding sequence ATGGAAAAGAAAATTGCAGTAATGCTATACTTTTTGGTGATTTCAGTATTTGTCTATGCACAGCATATAAATGCAGACAAAGTTCCCGCAACGGTGAAAACATCCTTTTCAAAAGCCCATCCAGGCGTAACGGCCAAATGGGAGAAAGAAGCAGGGAATTATGAAGTTAGTTTCAAGGAAAGTGGTAATGATATGTCTTGTGTAATTGATCAGCAAGGATCAATTCTTGAAACGGAAACGGATATGGCTGTTAGTAAATTACCTGCAACGATTACGAATTATATACACCAACATTATAAAGGAAGTAAAATAAAAGAGGCCGCCAAGATTGTAAAAGCAAATGGTGAAATAAATTATGAAGCAGAAGTAGGCGGTAAAGATTTATTATTTGACAGTAGTGGCAAATTTTTAAAAGAAGAAAAAGGCTAA